In the Sphingobacterium sp. PCS056 genome, TTTTGTCAGCTGCTAATCCGAAGTTTTGCCCCCAATTGCGGTTACCACTCGAAGTGACCGAATAGATTTTTGAAGCATTTGCTTTCATAAAAACTGAGGTCGCTTCGGGTACTTGTCCGAAATTAGTTGTAAAAGTCACGAGATGCCCCGATTCTTCAGCAACAAGATCTGCGGTTATTTTATGTCCTTGCCAGCCTGTGATTTGCGTGACCTTATCCATAAAACGTTGTACATTTCCTGTTTTGCTATCGTAATAAATATGTATCATGGATTATAAAAATTTGATACCAGATTATTATTATAATGCGATTGCTCCTAATTCTTCAGGCTTGAAACCGATAATTCGGTGTTGAATTTCGTCATTTTCCAAAACGATAACGGTCGGAACAGTGCGTACTTTAAATTTTGCAGCTAAATCAGGTTGATCAAATGGGTTGATAGACTCATATTTGATACCTTTTTGATCTAGATATGCAGATACTTGAGCACAAGGTGCACAATCGTTTTTCTCGAATTTGATGATTCTTGCCATGATTTTTACTTAAATTTAAAATCGCGCTTCCTAAAAGAAGGCGAGTTGAGTTGAATGATTTTAACAAGTTTGAGAAGCCTAATTTCTCAACTCTAACAAATATCATAAATTTAATTCGAAGCTGTAATTTGACTTTTCCACATTGGTGGAAAAAAGTGAGTGATATATGCCTTTGCGCATGCGCAATATTTGTATTCGATTGGTTATCAGTATTAAATTAATGTTGATAACTTTAGAACCTCTAAAATATATGTATTTTAAGAATGTTTTTTCTGTCTAATATTAGTGTCATAAAGTGACTACATCTTCTAGCTTTTATTTAATTTTTTACTATATTTTGACAGCTTATTATATTACAATATATATGAAAAAATTATTTTACGGTTTATTATTTTTGTTATCTCTGGAAGCCTCTGCACAAGAGAATATTACCTTCCAGCAACCTTCTTCTGAAATTTTAGCTTTAGCTGATTTTGTTCGTCCTCCTCAAATGCGTATATCAAGTGATCGTAATTGGATTTTGTTTATGTATCGTCCTACGTATAAATCACTGACAGAACTGGGGCAGGAAGAGATGAAATTAGCTGGTCTTCGGATTAATCCAGTCACAAATGTTTTAAGTGCAGAAAATTTCTTTAATAAAATATCATTAAAGAAAATTGCTGATGATAAAGAGTTTACCGATTTTAAAGGAATGCCTGAAAATCCAGCATTGTCAAATGTAACTTTTTCTCCAGATAATAAGAAATTGGCGTTTACCCAGACAGATGCTACAGGTACTGCATTATTTGTATTGGATTTAACCACGATGCAGGTCACACAATTAACATCATATGTATTAAATGCTACTATGGATGCGCCATTTAAGTGGTTCAGAAGTTCG is a window encoding:
- the nrdI gene encoding class Ib ribonucleoside-diphosphate reductase assembly flavoprotein NrdI — translated: MIHIYYDSKTGNVQRFMDKVTQITGWQGHKITADLVAEESGHLVTFTTNFGQVPEATSVFMKANASKIYSVTSSGNRNWGQNFGLAADKISADFDIPLAFKFELSGTMEDINQFIDIIKNNCDGSKRGSKKLDIA
- a CDS encoding thioredoxin family protein, with the translated sequence MARIIKFEKNDCAPCAQVSAYLDQKGIKYESINPFDQPDLAAKFKVRTVPTVIVLENDEIQHRIIGFKPEELGAIAL